A stretch of Pseudorhodobacter turbinis DNA encodes these proteins:
- a CDS encoding DUF1365 domain-containing protein, protein MTHQAEHIAGITTHKRLGKISHGFRYGVDYVLIDPEEGGAGAALFSRNRFNLMAVHDCDHGGPLGQGRGPTWARDVLAARGLGARKVHLLLLTQPRFLGYVFNPVSFWLVMEDDTLIAAIAEVSTPFGDRHSYLCHSPDFGPITKDTRITTPKSLHVSPFQDVAGTYAFGFDITPAQITIRILHRNGPEGVLAVLSGPRQPMTNAGLLRAGIRRPLGALRTMTLIYWQALRLKLKGARYRAHPTPPNSEIT, encoded by the coding sequence ATGACGCATCAAGCGGAGCATATCGCGGGCATTACGACCCATAAGCGGCTGGGCAAGATCAGCCACGGTTTTCGCTATGGTGTCGATTATGTGCTGATTGATCCCGAAGAAGGGGGCGCTGGGGCAGCCTTGTTCTCACGCAACAGGTTCAATCTGATGGCAGTTCATGATTGCGATCATGGCGGGCCATTGGGCCAAGGGCGCGGCCCAACTTGGGCGCGCGACGTTTTGGCCGCAAGGGGGCTTGGGGCGCGCAAGGTGCATTTGCTTTTGCTGACCCAGCCGCGCTTTCTGGGCTATGTCTTTAACCCCGTCAGCTTTTGGCTGGTGATGGAGGATGACACCCTTATCGCCGCAATTGCCGAGGTTTCGACCCCCTTCGGCGATCGCCATTCCTACCTGTGCCACAGCCCGGATTTCGGCCCGATCACCAAAGATACACGCATCACGACGCCCAAATCGCTGCATGTGTCCCCCTTTCAGGATGTGGCGGGAACCTATGCGTTCGGCTTTGACATAACCCCTGCGCAGATCACCATCCGCATTCTGCACCGCAATGGCCCCGAGGGCGTGCTTGCGGTGCTGTCAGGGCCGCGCCAACCGATGACCAATGCGGGCTTACTCAGGGCAGGCATCCGTCGCCCGTTGGGCGCATTGCGGACCATGACCTTGATTTACTGGCAAGCGCTGCGCCTGAAACTGAAGGGTGCCAGATACCGCGCCCATCCCACCCCCCCGAATTCGGAGATTACCTGA
- a CDS encoding SAM-dependent methyltransferase, which produces MSFLDNRLKNKLLETCGRIRQGSLRLRLPDGSTHDFGAGDPAAEMQIHDLAAVQAIVARGNIGMGETYVAGLWDTPSVEDLIKVGLLNLDLFQEYDNANVWNGLKFRLINRLMRANTLRGSARNIRAHYDVGNEFYQLWLDDSMTYSSAIFTTGDDDLSRGQNRKYDRILDRLSGGERVLEIGCGWGGFAARAADSGRHVTGLSISPSQKGYASALLDGRADIRLQDYRESSGRFDNIVSIEMVEAVGERYWPTYFATLKARLAENGVAMVQAITVPDAGFDAYRRGSDYIRHYTFPGGMLLSDSIIAEQARKAGLRVRESHAFGRDYARTCVIWADRLKSQSQRIRKLGYDEGFMRNWRFYLESSAACFAVGQTDVVQVELAHA; this is translated from the coding sequence ATGTCGTTTCTCGACAACCGCTTGAAAAACAAACTGTTGGAAACCTGTGGCCGCATTCGTCAGGGAAGCCTGCGGCTGCGCCTGCCGGACGGGTCCACCCATGACTTCGGTGCGGGCGATCCGGCAGCCGAGATGCAGATACACGATCTGGCCGCAGTGCAGGCGATTGTGGCCCGTGGCAATATTGGCATGGGGGAAACCTATGTCGCGGGTCTTTGGGATACGCCCTCGGTTGAGGATTTGATAAAGGTAGGCCTGCTGAACCTCGATCTTTTTCAGGAATACGATAATGCCAACGTCTGGAACGGTTTGAAATTCCGGCTGATAAACCGGCTGATGCGGGCCAATACGTTGCGGGGATCGGCGCGTAATATCCGGGCGCATTACGATGTGGGTAATGAGTTTTACCAACTTTGGCTGGATGACAGCATGACCTATTCATCTGCGATTTTCACAACTGGCGACGATGATCTATCCCGTGGTCAGAACCGCAAGTATGACCGTATTCTGGATCGCCTTTCCGGCGGAGAGCGTGTTCTGGAAATCGGTTGCGGTTGGGGTGGATTTGCCGCGCGTGCGGCCGACAGCGGGCGTCACGTGACGGGGCTAAGCATTTCCCCCAGCCAAAAGGGATATGCCTCGGCCTTGCTGGACGGGCGCGCGGATATCCGGTTGCAAGATTACCGCGAAAGCAGCGGGCGGTTTGACAATATTGTGTCAATCGAGATGGTTGAGGCGGTCGGGGAACGTTACTGGCCCACCTATTTCGCCACGCTCAAGGCGCGACTGGCCGAAAACGGGGTGGCGATGGTGCAGGCCATAACTGTGCCGGACGCGGGTTTTGACGCCTATCGCCGCGGTTCCGATTATATCCGTCACTATACCTTTCCGGGTGGCATGCTCCTGTCGGATTCGATCATCGCCGAGCAGGCCCGCAAAGCCGGCCTTCGGGTGCGCGAGAGCCATGCCTTCGGGCGCGACTATGCCAGAACCTGCGTGATCTGGGCAGACCGTTTGAAAAGCCAGTCACAGCGCATTCGAAAGCTGGGCTATGATGAGGGTTTTATGCGCAACTGGCGGTTCTATCTTGAATCCAGCGCGGCCTGTTTTGCGGTTGGCCAAACCGATGTTGTGCAGGTGGAACTGGCCCATGCGTGA
- a CDS encoding SDR family NAD(P)-dependent oxidoreductase: MRETIWIIGASDGIGAALAQEWAGRGARLILSARSADRLGALAASLGPQHIALPLDVADRHSIEAAAAKLAGIGPLDRIVHLAALYDPGNIADADPERAAKIITVNLTGSFHIAQIAPPLLRAGGQLALCGSVAGYIGLPQGQVYSATKAGVINLAETLRAELAGRVDVRLICPGFVDTRMTKTNDFDMPAMVTPEAAARAIIKGLKSRRFEVHFPRRLTYVLKLLRALPYWAALPLMRRLVR; the protein is encoded by the coding sequence ATGCGTGAAACTATCTGGATCATCGGTGCCAGCGACGGCATCGGTGCGGCATTGGCACAGGAATGGGCAGGGCGCGGTGCGCGGCTGATCCTGTCTGCACGCTCGGCGGATCGGCTGGGCGCGTTGGCGGCAAGCCTTGGTCCCCAACACATCGCGCTACCGTTGGATGTTGCCGATCGGCACAGCATCGAGGCGGCGGCGGCAAAGCTGGCCGGGATCGGGCCGCTGGACCGCATTGTGCATTTGGCAGCCCTTTATGATCCGGGAAATATTGCCGATGCCGATCCGGAGCGTGCGGCAAAGATCATCACGGTAAACCTGACCGGCAGCTTTCACATCGCACAGATCGCACCGCCCTTGTTGCGCGCAGGCGGGCAATTGGCGCTTTGCGGCTCTGTTGCGGGCTATATCGGGTTGCCGCAAGGGCAGGTTTATTCGGCAACCAAGGCCGGTGTCATCAACCTTGCCGAAACCCTGCGCGCCGAGCTGGCGGGGCGTGTCGACGTCCGCCTGATCTGCCCCGGTTTTGTCGATACCCGCATGACCAAAACGAACGACTTTGACATGCCCGCGATGGTCACGCCCGAGGCTGCTGCCCGCGCGATCATAAAGGGTCTGAAATCCCGCCGGTTTGAGGTGCATTTCCCGCGGCGGCTGACCTACGTGCTCAAGCTGTTGCGCGCTTTGCCATATTGGGCCGCCCTGCCATTAATGCGCCGTCTTGTGCGCTAA
- a CDS encoding DUF2177 family protein: protein MKIMILYAVTAVIFFAIDAIGLRVLIKPVFDRHIAHLYAEPFRAVPAMVFYLAYVAGVLWFVSVPALQKSDPMAALVGGVLLGLMAYGTYEFTNYATLRDWSMNQVATDMLWGGALTGVSAWAGVLITRALG, encoded by the coding sequence ATGAAAATCATGATCCTCTATGCTGTAACCGCGGTGATCTTTTTTGCGATTGATGCAATCGGACTGCGCGTGTTGATCAAACCGGTGTTTGATCGGCATATTGCCCATCTTTATGCCGAACCCTTTCGCGCTGTGCCTGCGATGGTGTTCTATCTTGCCTATGTTGCGGGGGTGCTGTGGTTCGTGTCGGTCCCCGCATTACAAAAGAGCGATCCGATGGCCGCGTTGGTTGGTGGTGTGCTCTTGGGGCTGATGGCTTATGGCACCTATGAGTTTACCAATTACGCCACCCTGCGCGACTGGTCGATGAACCAAGTCGCCACCGATATGTTGTGGGGGGGCGCGCTGACGGGGGTTTCCGCTTGGGCCGGGGTGTTGATCACGCGCGCTTTGGGATAG
- a CDS encoding peptidoglycan-binding domain-containing protein, which translates to MAYAADANGKFGIKGGGLQTCESFTEAMEKGTADVALYGGWIEGFITAQNQHNENTYDIAPWQTTSTMLELTKSLCNQAKPNTRFIDAFAGVFRILFPARLQQESAVVGVSNGEARSIAYVEVLKRVQQALRDEGYEIADDTGAFDQASIRQLMDYQTKNGLVATGLPDQPTLYALFFKK; encoded by the coding sequence ATGGCTTATGCCGCAGATGCGAACGGGAAGTTCGGCATCAAGGGGGGCGGGCTTCAAACTTGTGAAAGCTTCACTGAGGCCATGGAAAAGGGCACGGCGGATGTCGCGCTCTATGGCGGGTGGATCGAGGGTTTTATAACGGCACAAAACCAGCACAACGAAAACACCTATGATATCGCGCCTTGGCAGACGACCAGCACCATGTTGGAATTGACGAAATCCCTGTGCAATCAGGCCAAGCCGAACACGCGCTTCATCGATGCATTTGCGGGTGTTTTTCGCATACTCTTTCCCGCAAGACTGCAACAGGAAAGCGCCGTCGTGGGGGTCAGCAATGGCGAGGCACGTTCCATTGCATATGTTGAGGTGTTGAAACGCGTTCAGCAGGCGCTTCGCGATGAAGGGTATGAGATCGCAGATGACACCGGCGCGTTCGATCAGGCATCAATCCGTCAGCTGATGGATTATCAAACCAAGAACGGGCTTGTCGCAACAGGGCTACCCGACCAACCAACCCTTTATGCGCTGTTTTTCAAAAAATAG
- a CDS encoding serine O-acetyltransferase: MSLFYKMMYKSCQWFGGIDLPYTTYVGRRVKLEHFGGMILVAQSIGDDVIIRQNTTFGIVHTNSIAGRPVIGNGVDIGAGAVLIGDITLGDGAKIGANAVVLSNVAAGCVAVGVPARIIKRPQE, from the coding sequence GTGAGCCTGTTTTACAAAATGATGTATAAGTCCTGCCAGTGGTTCGGCGGTATCGATTTGCCCTATACGACCTATGTCGGGCGCCGCGTGAAGCTAGAGCATTTCGGCGGAATGATACTGGTCGCCCAGAGCATCGGGGATGATGTTATCATCCGGCAGAATACCACCTTTGGCATTGTCCATACCAATAGCATTGCGGGGCGGCCGGTTATTGGCAACGGGGTTGATATCGGTGCCGGGGCGGTGCTTATTGGCGATATCACGCTTGGCGATGGTGCAAAGATTGGTGCAAATGCAGTCGTGCTGAGTAATGTCGCGGCTGGCTGTGTGGCAGTTGGCGTTCCGGCCCGCATTATTAAGCGCCCCCAAGAATAA
- a CDS encoding DUF4336 domain-containing protein → MGYEPLNVLKSVAPDVWIVDGPHVRYYGMPFPTRMTIIRLAAGGLWVHSPIVLSHPLLEAVQALGPVEHLVAPNWIHYVSLGDWSSACPKAVTWAAPGVTERAASRKVPLRIDHEFGPQTEVPWVSEIEWLYVEGSSTHKEVVFFHSKSKTWGCPQFVLVKHIASASTHNLDLGAC, encoded by the coding sequence ATGGGATATGAGCCGTTGAACGTGCTGAAGTCAGTGGCACCAGATGTTTGGATCGTTGACGGACCGCATGTCCGTTACTACGGGATGCCGTTTCCTACCAGAATGACTATCATTCGGCTGGCTGCAGGCGGCTTATGGGTGCACTCGCCAATTGTCTTGTCACACCCTTTGCTCGAGGCCGTCCAAGCTTTGGGACCGGTAGAGCATCTGGTTGCGCCCAACTGGATACATTACGTATCGCTTGGTGATTGGTCGAGTGCTTGCCCTAAGGCTGTCACTTGGGCCGCGCCGGGCGTGACCGAACGGGCAGCAAGCCGTAAAGTTCCCTTGCGTATCGACCACGAGTTCGGACCGCAGACGGAAGTGCCTTGGGTGTCTGAAATTGAATGGCTCTACGTTGAGGGCAGTTCAACTCATAAGGAGGTTGTCTTTTTTCATTCCAAGTCAAAAACATGGGGGTGTCCGCAATTCGTGTTGGTCAAGCACATCGCCTCAGCGAGTACTCACAATCTCGATCTGGGTGCGTGCTGA
- a CDS encoding IS110 family transposase, producing the protein MENVSIVGIDLAKRSFQLHGAAADGSVVFRKKLSRPQLTAFLSELPKCVVAMEACATSHYWGREIGKLGHEARLIPPVYVKPFVKRQKNDANDAEAIAEAASRPTMRYVSVKSAEQQSQGMVFRTRDLFVRQRSQLVNALRGHLAEYGVVVAQGMVQFRRIIASFDEVAVDLPAQILSLCQAYIDQIALFDERIVVLDHEIKGRAKTDEATSRLMTIPGVGPMCATTIQAFAPPMEEFSNGREFAAWCGLVPRQKSTGGRQILGRTSKMGQRDIRRLLITGAMAVIRWAIRKGPPPGSWLAKMLARKPRMLVATALANKLARTVWALTTTKENYRIPPLAT; encoded by the coding sequence ATGGAGAATGTTAGCATAGTAGGAATTGATTTAGCAAAACGGAGCTTCCAGCTGCACGGGGCTGCCGCTGATGGTTCTGTCGTGTTCCGCAAGAAATTGTCGCGCCCTCAGCTTACCGCGTTCCTGAGTGAGCTTCCAAAGTGCGTTGTTGCGATGGAGGCTTGCGCTACATCCCATTATTGGGGGCGTGAGATTGGCAAGCTTGGCCACGAGGCGCGCCTTATTCCACCTGTTTACGTTAAGCCGTTTGTGAAGCGTCAAAAGAACGACGCAAATGACGCAGAAGCGATCGCTGAGGCGGCATCGCGCCCGACGATGCGCTACGTCTCGGTCAAAAGCGCAGAACAACAGTCGCAGGGCATGGTCTTTCGAACACGCGATTTATTTGTCCGCCAACGCTCCCAGTTGGTAAACGCTTTGCGGGGTCATTTAGCAGAATACGGTGTCGTCGTCGCTCAAGGGATGGTTCAGTTTAGACGAATAATAGCCAGCTTTGATGAAGTCGCGGTTGACCTGCCCGCGCAAATTCTAAGCCTTTGCCAAGCATACATTGATCAGATCGCTCTTTTTGACGAAAGGATTGTGGTGCTGGATCACGAGATCAAAGGCCGAGCAAAAACAGATGAAGCAACATCACGGCTTATGACGATCCCCGGAGTTGGGCCTATGTGTGCTACGACCATTCAGGCCTTCGCGCCACCAATGGAAGAATTTTCTAATGGGCGTGAGTTTGCAGCTTGGTGCGGGCTTGTACCAAGGCAGAAGTCGACCGGTGGGCGACAAATCCTGGGTAGAACCTCAAAAATGGGGCAGCGCGATATAAGGCGATTGCTGATCACAGGCGCAATGGCCGTCATCCGTTGGGCCATCCGGAAAGGTCCACCACCTGGATCATGGCTTGCCAAGATGCTGGCGCGCAAGCCTCGTATGCTGGTGGCGACTGCCCTGGCAAACAAGCTTGCCCGTACCGTTTGGGCGTTAACAACCACAAAAGAGAACTATCGAATTCCACCGCTGGCTACATAA
- a CDS encoding complex I NDUFA9 subunit family protein, with product MSKRVTIYGGSGFVGRYIARRMAQAGWRVRVAVRRPNEAIFVRTYGVVGQVEPVLCNIRDDASVRRALQGAEAVINCVGTFDARGKNNFAAVQAEGAGRIARIAAEGGVERLVQISSIGADADAESEYSRTKAQGEAAVLAAFPSATILRPSVIFGTEDGFFNRFAGMSGLTPILPVVGANTRFQPVFVDDVALAAEMAATGAAAPGVYELGGPEAASFRDLMKKMLGVIQRRRLVMNIPFFAASAMAAIFDFLSILTGGLVKNKVLTRDQVKSLTTDNVVAEGAKGFADLGIKPVSMDAMLPEYLWRFRPSGQYAAIKDSAKNLRKV from the coding sequence ATGAGCAAACGGGTCACGATCTATGGCGGTTCGGGTTTTGTAGGGCGCTACATTGCCCGGCGAATGGCACAAGCAGGATGGCGGGTGCGCGTTGCGGTGCGCCGACCGAATGAGGCGATCTTTGTGCGGACCTACGGTGTCGTTGGTCAGGTGGAGCCGGTTTTGTGCAACATTCGCGATGATGCGTCGGTTCGGCGGGCATTGCAGGGCGCAGAGGCGGTGATCAACTGCGTTGGCACCTTTGATGCGCGTGGCAAGAATAATTTTGCGGCAGTTCAGGCTGAGGGTGCGGGCCGCATCGCGCGTATCGCAGCCGAGGGCGGCGTGGAGCGGCTGGTGCAAATCTCCTCTATCGGGGCGGACGCCGATGCGGAAAGCGAATATTCGCGCACGAAGGCACAAGGTGAGGCAGCCGTTTTGGCGGCGTTCCCAAGTGCTACAATTCTGCGCCCTTCAGTCATTTTCGGGACCGAGGATGGTTTCTTCAACCGTTTTGCCGGTATGTCGGGCTTGACGCCTATCCTGCCTGTCGTTGGCGCGAACACGCGGTTCCAGCCGGTTTTCGTCGATGATGTGGCCTTGGCCGCTGAAATGGCAGCAACCGGCGCGGCCGCTCCGGGGGTGTATGAGCTTGGCGGGCCAGAGGCGGCCAGCTTTCGCGATCTGATGAAAAAGATGCTGGGTGTGATCCAGCGGCGTCGTCTTGTTATGAACATCCCGTTTTTCGCGGCTTCTGCGATGGCGGCCATTTTTGACTTTTTGTCCATTCTGACCGGCGGTCTGGTGAAGAATAAAGTCCTGACCCGCGATCAGGTAAAGAGCCTGACGACCGATAACGTGGTTGCCGAGGGCGCGAAGGGTTTTGCCGATCTGGGGATTAAGCCCGTGTCAATGGATGCGATGCTGCCCGAATACCTGTGGCGCTTCCGTCCGTCGGGTCAGTACGCCGCGATTAAAGATAGCGCGAAAAACCTTCGCAAAGTTTGA
- a CDS encoding undecaprenyl-diphosphate phosphatase: MADTTLAALFLGVLEGLTEFIPVSSTGHILLAGHFIGFESSGKSFEVVIQLGAVLAVLSVYAAKLWALFSAAPHDPAARRTILSVLVAFLPAVFIGVLAHDFIKTVLFESPRLISVMLILGGIVLVFVDRIAPEPRYDDAMKLPLGVALKIGFIQCLAMIPGVSRSGATIVGALMLGANKRAAAEFSFFLSMPTMGGAFAYDLYKNYDVLDSGAINEIAIGFVAAFISAIFVVRWLLGYVSRHGYALFGWWRIIVGALAFVALSLGY, translated from the coding sequence ATGGCCGATACCACTCTGGCAGCCCTGTTCTTGGGTGTTCTTGAGGGGCTGACGGAGTTTATTCCTGTTTCCTCTACGGGTCATATTCTGTTGGCCGGTCATTTTATTGGCTTTGAAAGCTCTGGCAAGTCGTTTGAGGTGGTGATCCAGCTGGGCGCTGTGCTTGCTGTTTTGTCGGTCTATGCGGCAAAACTGTGGGCTTTGTTCAGCGCTGCCCCGCATGACCCTGCTGCGCGGCGGACCATTCTTTCGGTGCTGGTTGCGTTTTTGCCTGCGGTTTTCATTGGTGTGCTGGCGCATGATTTCATCAAAACAGTTCTTTTTGAAAGCCCGCGTTTGATTTCGGTGATGCTGATCCTTGGTGGCATCGTTTTGGTGTTCGTGGACCGCATTGCGCCGGAACCGCGCTATGACGATGCGATGAAACTGCCGCTGGGTGTCGCGCTCAAGATCGGGTTTATCCAGTGCCTTGCGATGATTCCGGGCGTGTCCCGGTCTGGGGCGACGATTGTTGGTGCCCTGATGTTGGGCGCAAACAAGCGTGCCGCTGCCGAGTTTTCGTTTTTCCTGTCGATGCCGACGATGGGCGGCGCTTTCGCCTACGACCTCTACAAGAATTACGACGTGCTGGATTCTGGCGCGATCAACGAGATTGCCATCGGCTTTGTGGCCGCGTTCATATCAGCCATTTTCGTTGTTCGCTGGCTTTTGGGGTATGTCAGTCGCCACGGGTACGCCCTGTTCGGCTGGTGGCGAATCATCGTTGGCGCGCTTGCTTTTGTGGCGCTCTCGCTGGGCTATTAA
- a CDS encoding NAD(P)-dependent oxidoreductase: MAKEQMLRFVTVAREMPEKRPPDLRAQDFHEIYREYAGDKAAEQAARCSQCGVPYCQSHCPLHNNIPDWLRLTAQGRLQEAYELSQATNTFPEICGRICPQDRLCEGNCVIEQSGHGTVTIGSVEKYLTDTAWENGWVKPIKPLQERTESVGIIGAGPGGLSAADVLRRAGVQVTVYDSYDRAGGLMTYGIPGFKLEKPIVMQRVEQLETAGVQFVMNCTVGKDLTFDAIRGRHDAVLIATGVYQARDLPVPGVDAKGIVPALEFLTASNRKSFGDDVPEYDNGTLNAAGKRVVVIGGGDTAMDCVRTAIREGAISVKCLYRRDKANMPGSQRETQNAEEEGVEFVWLSAPKGFTGGESVDGVMVQKMRLGAPDATGRQSPEVIEGADYVEPADLAIMALGFEPEDLPTLWDQPELGVTRWGTIKADFETHATNLPGVYAVGDIVRGASLVVWAIRDGREAAAAMLAYISQEQTVAAE; encoded by the coding sequence ATGGCCAAGGAACAAATGCTTCGCTTCGTTACGGTTGCCCGTGAGATGCCGGAAAAGCGCCCACCTGATTTGCGGGCCCAGGATTTTCATGAAATCTACCGCGAATATGCGGGCGACAAAGCGGCAGAGCAGGCCGCGCGCTGTAGCCAATGCGGCGTGCCATATTGCCAATCGCATTGCCCTTTGCACAATAACATCCCCGACTGGCTGCGCCTGACCGCCCAAGGCCGTCTGCAAGAAGCCTATGAGCTTTCGCAGGCCACCAACACCTTCCCCGAGATTTGCGGCCGCATTTGCCCGCAAGACCGGCTTTGCGAAGGTAACTGTGTGATCGAGCAATCGGGCCACGGTACGGTTACCATCGGCTCGGTAGAGAAATACCTGACGGATACCGCTTGGGAAAACGGCTGGGTAAAGCCGATCAAGCCGTTGCAAGAACGTACCGAAAGCGTTGGCATCATCGGCGCGGGGCCGGGCGGTCTTTCTGCTGCGGATGTGTTGCGCCGCGCGGGTGTGCAGGTCACGGTATATGACAGCTATGACCGGGCAGGCGGGTTGATGACCTATGGCATTCCCGGCTTCAAACTGGAAAAACCCATTGTGATGCAGCGGGTTGAGCAGCTTGAAACAGCAGGCGTGCAATTTGTGATGAATTGCACTGTCGGCAAGGATTTGACTTTTGATGCGATCCGGGGGCGGCATGATGCAGTTTTGATCGCCACGGGCGTCTATCAGGCCCGCGACCTGCCTGTGCCCGGCGTCGACGCAAAAGGGATTGTTCCCGCGCTGGAGTTTCTGACAGCCAGCAACCGCAAAAGCTTTGGCGATGATGTGCCCGAATATGACAATGGCACGCTGAACGCGGCGGGCAAGCGGGTGGTGGTAATCGGCGGTGGTGATACGGCGATGGACTGTGTGCGCACGGCGATCCGCGAAGGGGCGATTAGCGTTAAATGCCTGTATCGTCGCGACAAGGCGAACATGCCGGGCAGCCAGCGCGAAACCCAAAATGCCGAAGAAGAAGGCGTTGAATTTGTTTGGCTTTCTGCGCCCAAGGGTTTCACCGGCGGTGAATCCGTGGATGGCGTGATGGTGCAAAAGATGCGCCTTGGCGCGCCGGATGCGACGGGCCGCCAAAGCCCCGAAGTCATCGAGGGTGCCGATTATGTCGAACCTGCCGATCTGGCGATCATGGCACTGGGGTTTGAACCGGAAGACCTGCCAACCCTCTGGGACCAGCCGGAACTGGGCGTAACCCGCTGGGGCACCATCAAGGCTGATTTCGAGACCCACGCGACCAATCTGCCCGGCGTCTATGCCGTGGGCGATATCGTGCGTGGCGCCAGCCTTGTGGTCTGGGCGATCCGTGACGGGCGTGAGGCGGCGGCGGCAATGCTGGCTTATATCTCGCAAGAGCAAACGGTCGCGGCAGAGTAA